Proteins found in one Sporosarcina sp. FSL K6-3457 genomic segment:
- a CDS encoding CPBP family intramembrane glutamic endopeptidase has translation MNNQKLYFNRSPWSWKEFIQLLILVLVLVPFFVEYLLMYYLSESFQNDLYAGTLVGFIMSIIFMSGLYFIALRPKRLTWNDVGLNRFPLNYWGPIAGWTVVSITVSILLILVMDLIGIGVENSKTESIQSHMTPLNFLIAFVSASIISPVYEEIFYRGFLYRLLRSKLGITMGMLVSSFIFMIVHIPTYNVLPLTFASGLIFSWTYEKTGSVIPGIIIHGTFNGIALILTAFL, from the coding sequence TTGAACAATCAAAAATTATATTTTAACCGGTCACCATGGTCGTGGAAGGAATTTATTCAGCTTCTCATTCTTGTGTTAGTTTTAGTCCCTTTTTTCGTTGAGTATTTATTGATGTACTACTTGTCAGAGTCATTTCAAAATGACTTGTACGCTGGTACTTTGGTCGGTTTTATTATGTCTATCATTTTTATGTCGGGGCTTTATTTTATTGCGTTAAGGCCTAAACGACTCACCTGGAATGATGTGGGACTAAATCGTTTCCCTTTGAATTATTGGGGGCCGATTGCTGGCTGGACGGTTGTTTCAATTACCGTTAGTATTTTGTTAATCTTGGTTATGGATTTAATCGGGATAGGCGTGGAGAACAGTAAGACGGAGAGTATCCAATCTCACATGACACCTTTAAACTTCCTAATTGCTTTTGTGTCAGCAAGTATCATTTCACCCGTATACGAAGAGATATTTTATAGAGGGTTTCTTTATAGACTGTTGAGAAGTAAGCTTGGGATTACTATGGGAATGCTCGTTAGTTCCTTCATTTTCATGATTGTTCATATTCCAACCTATAACGTCTTGCCACTCACCTTTGCATCTGGATTAATCTTTTCTTGGACCTACGAAAAAACGGGTTCTGTGATTCCAGGCATCATTATTCACGGCACCTTTAATGGAATTGCTCTTATACTTACTGCCTTTTTATGA
- a CDS encoding S-layer homology domain-containing protein, whose product MKKKLLTTFGALVLACSLPLTGNAAGKQRFSDVPPTKHFAEAVYELAERNIIGGYPDGTFKPGNPITRGQAAAIIAKLTKMDLTNVKNPNFKDVSESNGYYKAIAALAEAGIIGGYEDGRYGPNDPIKRGQLASILVKAFDLPRYSFDYTKNPFKDVVYSESHGSNILILYRLGIAGGTSPDRFSINTPVTRGQAAKMMRATEESKPSMESLEAKKLGMDGISNVNWKTGQDLYEPIVVHGIAGYSTDRLQLVPLKEGTAMLNLLGYNGNVPIEQHRYIYKKYYVHVKKVNGELKLTLEETNDYLPTEARLAVAAGEKVENISLSTVDGALLNENVAFKKCEGTQNVCLAIDKPGSYIAKTRLAGGKEVRYAIEAKEPERAVFHYDIKTLREQPSYVFDTKTLFDHNDYYDKEAAENIGKHKIVTRNADEIAKITRDPGTNVFRVTAKKVGTVEVEFENSVYWRIGQTGDAFSGITSGMKITVQEMNGLINISTSQIYEINSDM is encoded by the coding sequence TTGAAGAAAAAACTACTTACTACATTTGGCGCATTGGTGCTCGCGTGCAGTTTGCCTTTAACCGGCAACGCAGCGGGCAAACAGCGATTCTCTGACGTACCGCCGACAAAGCATTTTGCAGAGGCGGTGTATGAACTTGCTGAACGCAATATCATCGGAGGGTACCCGGACGGCACATTCAAGCCGGGCAATCCGATCACGCGAGGCCAGGCAGCCGCAATCATTGCGAAATTGACGAAAATGGATCTAACGAACGTCAAAAACCCGAATTTCAAGGACGTCTCGGAATCGAACGGTTACTACAAAGCGATTGCCGCGCTGGCCGAGGCAGGTATAATCGGCGGCTACGAGGACGGTCGCTATGGGCCGAATGATCCGATTAAACGGGGGCAGCTGGCTTCGATTCTCGTCAAAGCGTTCGATCTGCCACGCTATAGTTTCGATTACACCAAAAATCCGTTCAAGGATGTCGTCTATTCTGAGTCGCACGGTTCCAACATCCTTATTCTCTACAGACTGGGCATCGCGGGCGGAACATCCCCCGACCGGTTTAGCATTAACACGCCCGTGACGAGAGGCCAGGCGGCGAAGATGATGAGAGCGACCGAAGAATCGAAACCGTCGATGGAGTCGCTCGAAGCAAAAAAATTAGGGATGGATGGAATCTCCAACGTTAATTGGAAAACAGGTCAGGACCTGTACGAACCGATCGTTGTGCACGGTATAGCAGGCTATTCAACAGACAGGCTGCAGCTTGTCCCACTGAAGGAAGGAACAGCCATGCTTAACTTGCTCGGGTACAATGGGAATGTACCTATTGAACAGCATAGATATATCTATAAGAAATACTACGTGCATGTCAAAAAAGTGAATGGCGAATTGAAACTGACCTTGGAAGAGACGAATGACTATCTGCCGACAGAAGCGCGGCTTGCAGTTGCTGCTGGCGAAAAGGTCGAGAACATCAGTCTTTCCACTGTGGACGGGGCGTTGCTGAACGAAAATGTCGCGTTCAAGAAATGCGAGGGGACGCAAAACGTATGCCTGGCCATTGATAAGCCGGGCAGCTATATCGCCAAGACCCGTCTCGCAGGGGGCAAAGAAGTGCGGTACGCAATCGAAGCGAAAGAACCGGAACGTGCTGTCTTCCACTATGACATCAAGACATTGAGGGAGCAGCCTTCCTACGTATTCGATACGAAAACACTGTTCGATCATAACGATTACTATGACAAGGAAGCCGCAGAAAACATTGGGAAGCATAAAATCGTAACGAGAAATGCTGACGAGATTGCTAAGATTACAAGAGATCCCGGCACCAATGTCTTCCGCGTCACTGCGAAGAAAGTGGGGACAGTCGAAGTGGAATTTGAGAATAGCGTTTACTGGAGGATTGGCCAGACTGGTGACGCGTTCTCGGGTATCACGTCCGGTATGAAGATTACCGTGCAGGAAATGAATGGACTCATTAATATTTCCACATCGCAAATCTATGAAATAAATTCGGATATGTAA
- a CDS encoding sigma-70 family RNA polymerase sigma factor, whose amino-acid sequence MSSTIDQIIDEHSRYLVRIAYLYVKNWSTAEDIVQEVFVTYFQKSDQFRNEASLKTYLTKMTANRAKDYLRSWKHKKDVLFDTIFASTRGAEEVVLEQERLASLEKNLFQLPLKYREPLLLFYYDEQSIAEIANYLQLNENTVKTRLRRAKQQLKEFFEEEDGEVESH is encoded by the coding sequence ATGAGTAGTACTATTGATCAAATAATCGATGAGCATTCGCGTTATTTAGTGCGCATCGCTTATTTATATGTGAAGAATTGGTCGACTGCGGAGGATATTGTTCAAGAGGTGTTTGTTACGTATTTTCAAAAGAGTGACCAGTTTCGCAATGAGGCATCATTGAAGACTTATTTAACGAAAATGACAGCCAATCGTGCAAAAGATTATTTGCGCTCGTGGAAGCATAAAAAAGATGTGCTGTTTGATACCATCTTTGCTTCGACAAGAGGCGCAGAAGAAGTCGTGTTGGAGCAAGAGCGACTTGCCTCACTAGAAAAAAATCTTTTCCAGCTTCCATTAAAATACCGTGAACCATTACTATTATTTTATTATGATGAGCAATCGATAGCGGAAATAGCAAACTATCTGCAGCTGAATGAAAATACCGTGAAAACACGGCTGCGAAGGGCAAAGCAGCAGCTAAAGGAATTCTTTGAGGAAGAGGACGGGGAGGTAGAGAGCCATTGA
- a CDS encoding S26 family signal peptidase has translation MSDFKRKLDQMMGDTSKQERRIKQRVHERLQKPARKFSWQVLFVSAAIPLVALFLILTIDPTNYLSSDKGPGIPYDPLDDLAQISALQKKQQLSAVDYEEFATLPHFEEVDGLYYVDKETFSLQGSSEAMHTVIERKVNLFDEVVYEAGDIVRTMTNTTSHLPTYMDVYYKVIAVPGDRVVLKNGKLEINGKPLPSDIMDRYEKQGITIVGGYDQLLNAREYFLLNHFPASKTVQGATITPVHKIYGQVVGIATEERTYSIYMDYLTGQLTGDYTPEQYFDLYIYDDLLGFGNSLKTPAFTEISRLGELFVEASYRKTASVSDNEVEIRYQYGREGVADRAFTMKRVSGSDRWAIAE, from the coding sequence TTGAGCGATTTCAAACGTAAGCTCGATCAAATGATGGGCGATACATCGAAGCAGGAAAGGCGGATAAAGCAACGTGTGCATGAGCGTTTACAGAAGCCGGCTAGAAAGTTTTCTTGGCAAGTGCTGTTTGTCTCGGCGGCGATTCCTTTAGTAGCACTGTTTCTTATTCTCACAATTGACCCTACGAATTATCTATCTTCAGATAAGGGACCTGGTATTCCTTATGATCCATTGGATGATTTGGCGCAAATCTCTGCACTGCAGAAGAAGCAGCAACTGTCAGCCGTTGATTATGAGGAATTTGCGACACTTCCGCATTTTGAGGAAGTCGATGGTCTGTATTATGTGGATAAAGAAACGTTTTCATTACAAGGGAGTTCGGAAGCAATGCACACGGTCATTGAGCGCAAAGTGAATTTATTCGATGAGGTTGTCTATGAGGCAGGCGACATTGTACGCACGATGACTAATACGACAAGCCATTTACCGACCTATATGGATGTCTATTATAAGGTGATTGCGGTCCCGGGGGATCGTGTCGTACTGAAAAACGGCAAGCTGGAGATAAACGGCAAACCGTTGCCATCTGACATTATGGATCGTTATGAAAAACAGGGAATCACGATTGTAGGGGGGTACGACCAGCTATTGAATGCACGGGAATATTTTTTATTGAACCATTTCCCTGCAAGTAAAACGGTACAGGGGGCAACGATTACGCCTGTGCATAAAATTTATGGGCAAGTTGTCGGCATAGCAACGGAAGAGCGTACCTATTCGATTTATATGGATTATTTAACTGGACAGCTTACGGGTGACTATACACCGGAGCAATATTTTGATTTGTATATATATGATGATCTGTTGGGGTTTGGGAATTCGCTAAAAACGCCTGCTTTTACAGAAATTAGCCGGTTGGGTGAACTGTTTGTAGAGGCATCTTATCGAAAAACGGCTTCGGTTTCTGATAATGAGGTTGAAATCCGCTACCAATATGGGCGAGAAGGGGTAGCAGATCGGGCGTTTACGATGAAGCGGGTTTCAGGCTCAGATCGTTGGGCGATAGCAGAATAG
- a CDS encoding S-layer homology domain-containing protein produces MKKFMATTLGALLLTATMIPTMQVKAKEPFSDLGGIGAKNDIMYLYEKNIIGGFEDGTFKPNQPITRAQVSSMLVKALDYKLIDNPTVNFKDVTNKSSYYKIMATVSEKGILRGDNGYMRPNEPTTRGQMAAVLRRAFDLPLEKQATFVDVSPLNGFSSDINSIAKNRITGGYPDGTYKPANAVTRAQFSSFLVRALDDQLKVSSYKSYVGQKGTEIEQDGWLYTIKGSKLVKINQKTKEEVVMLSKTDFSYIDALYQARLQDGFPIILYNNELFIPYWSSVGEATDLPLSYGLMKISTNGGKYEEIDLQGRKFNSGDNRNVYVWNDRIYYTVEQKSTDLNQIFDETINIDEPLYFYSAKLNGSDPKVEATIDARVIFEDVGGYIKKPTISQDNKSIKYNHSAMYYFNKKGVFKYDLVNSKSTRLTSVQAKDMIVTDTGIDIVDVKGKKHALKK; encoded by the coding sequence ATGAAGAAATTTATGGCTACAACACTAGGTGCATTATTACTTACTGCCACTATGATTCCAACCATGCAGGTCAAAGCAAAAGAGCCGTTTTCGGATTTAGGAGGAATCGGAGCAAAGAATGATATTATGTATCTGTATGAAAAGAATATCATCGGTGGCTTTGAGGATGGTACATTCAAGCCGAATCAGCCAATTACACGAGCGCAAGTATCATCGATGTTAGTGAAGGCATTGGATTATAAATTGATTGACAATCCAACAGTTAACTTCAAAGACGTGACGAATAAATCTAGTTATTATAAAATTATGGCGACGGTTAGTGAAAAGGGGATTCTACGTGGGGACAACGGCTATATGCGTCCAAACGAGCCAACAACAAGGGGGCAAATGGCTGCAGTTTTAAGGAGGGCGTTTGATTTACCGCTAGAAAAGCAGGCAACCTTTGTAGATGTATCGCCTTTAAATGGGTTCTCCTCAGATATCAATAGCATTGCGAAGAACAGAATTACAGGTGGCTATCCAGATGGTACATACAAGCCTGCAAATGCGGTAACACGAGCGCAATTCTCTTCATTCCTCGTTAGAGCACTTGATGATCAGTTGAAAGTAAGTTCTTATAAATCCTACGTTGGTCAAAAAGGAACTGAAATAGAGCAAGATGGATGGTTGTACACGATTAAAGGTTCCAAGCTTGTTAAAATCAACCAAAAGACAAAAGAAGAGGTTGTAATGCTTTCCAAAACGGACTTCTCTTATATTGATGCTCTCTATCAGGCGAGACTTCAAGATGGGTTCCCGATTATCCTATACAACAATGAGTTGTTCATTCCCTATTGGAGCAGTGTTGGCGAGGCAACTGATCTCCCTCTATCTTACGGCCTGATGAAGATTTCGACAAATGGAGGGAAATACGAAGAGATTGACTTGCAGGGACGCAAGTTTAATTCTGGTGATAATCGAAATGTGTATGTATGGAATGATAGAATTTACTATACAGTTGAGCAAAAATCAACTGATTTAAACCAGATTTTCGATGAAACAATCAATATTGATGAGCCACTGTACTTCTATTCAGCTAAGTTGAATGGAAGTGATCCGAAAGTAGAAGCTACAATCGATGCCCGAGTTATCTTTGAAGATGTTGGCGGATACATAAAAAAGCCAACCATCAGTCAGGACAATAAATCTATTAAATACAACCATTCTGCAATGTACTACTTCAATAAAAAAGGTGTCTTTAAATATGATTTAGTTAATAGCAAATCGACAAGACTAACAAGCGTTCAAGCTAAAGATATGATAGTAACAGACACTGGAATTGACATTGTGGATGTGAAAGGTAAAAAGCATGCGTTGAAAAAGTAA